The Blattabacterium cuenoti genome includes the window TATCTGGCAAAAATCGTTCATTAATATAACGTTTAGATAACTTTACAGCGGCAATAATTGATTCATCTTTAATCCTGACTTTATGATGACTCTCATATTTATCTTTAATTCCGCGTAATATAGAAATAGAATCTGAAATAGATGGTTCATGAACATATATCGGCTGAAATCTTCTTTCTAATGCTTTATCTGTAATAAAATATTTTTGATATTCATTTAACGTTGTTGCTCCAATAGCACGAAGTTCTCCTCTTGCTAATGCTGGTTTGAAAATATTTGCTGCATCTATAGTTCCTTCTCCACTTCCAAGACCTGTACTAACTAAAGTATGTATTTCATCAATAAACAAAATAATTTCTCCATTAGACAATGTAACTTCTTTAATAACCAATTTTAATCGTTCTTCAAATTCTCCTTTATATTTTGCTCCAGCTATTAAAGAAGCCATATCTAAAGAAAATACTTGTTGTTTTTTTAAATTATCTGGAATATCACCATTAATTATTCTATGTGCTAATCCTTCAGCTATTGCTGTTTTTCCAACACCTGGTTCACCTATTAGTAATGGATTATTTTTTTTTCTTCTAGATAATATTTGCAATACTCGTCTTATTTCTTCATCACGTCCAATCACAGGATCTAATTTTCCTTTATTTGCCCATTCATTTAAATTTTTAGCATATTTTTCTAATGTTTTATAATTATTTAAAGATTCCATATATCATATTATGTTTTATGCAGTGATCAGTGATGCATAATAATACATATTATGCAAATAAATTTATTATATTAAATATTTTCAATAAAATTGTATTTTGATTTCAATATATATGTATTTTCACTTTTATTTTTTCAACAAAATTTAGTGATTACTAAGTAAATTTATTGTAAAGAGATACATATTATAATTATGTTTCATGCCTAATGCCAATATTATATATGTATCAATATAAAATTGATCATTTTTGATCAAAAATTCTCATATATTATGATAATACAAGATGAAATATCATCAATTTCGCAAAAAATCAATAAACTAGAACAATTATTAGATATTAAAAATATCAAAAAATCATTAGAACATGATCAAGATAAAATGTTAACTCCTAATTTTTGGAAAGACAAAATAAAATATAAAAAATTTGTAAAAAATTTTCAAACTTTAAAAATCAAAATAAAAGATTTTACGCAACTGAAAAATGCAATGGAAGAACTTGAATGTATGTATTATATTTATAAAGAAGAACATATAGACACCAATATAAAAGTTCAATTAAATAAAACTAAAAAATTAGTAGATGATATAGAAATTAAAACATTGTTTAAGAAAGAAGATACTTATAATGCAATACTACAAATATCTTCTGGAGCAGGTGGTACTGAAAGCTGTGATTGGACGGCAATGTTAATGAGAATGTATATATTATGGGGTGAACATAATCAATTTATTGTGAATAAAATTCATCATACTCCAGGTGATATAATTGGTACAAAAACCGTTACTTTAGAAATTAATGGAATTTATGCTTTTGGATATTTAAAAGGAGAAAATGGAGTACATAGATTAATTAGAATATCTCCATTTAATAATAATTCAAAACGTCATACTACTTTTTCTTCAGTATTTGTTTATCCGTTTATAGAAAAAAAGATAGATATTAATATTAATGTATCAGATATTCATTGGGATACTTTTCGTTCTCGTGGATCAGGAGGTCAAAATGTAAATAAAGTAGAAACTGGAGTAAGATTAAAACATGTGCCAACAGGTATTATTATTGAAAATACTGAATCTAGATCACAAATTCAAAATCGACAAACAGCATTACAAATTCTAAAATCTAGATTATTTGAAATAGAAATTAAAAAAAATCTAGATAAAAAAAATAAAATAGAATCTAAAAAAAAAAAAATTGAATGGGGATCTCAAATAAGAAATTATATTATGCATCCTTATCAATTAGTAAAGGATTTAAGAACAGGATATGAAACTCATAAAGTACAATCTGTAATGAATGGAGAAATTAATACTTTTTTAAAAAAATTTTTAATACAAAACAACAAAAACATATTTTAATTAATGTTTTTTATAATTTTATGAAAATTCGATATATAGATTTTATAGATCAAACTTTTAATTTTCCATCTGAGGAATTTTCTATTAAAAATAATTTTTTAGAATTTCATGGTATACCATTGATCAATCTTATAAATAAATATGGTACCCCATTAAAATTTACTTTTCTTCCAAAAATTTCTAAAAATATACAACAAGCAAAAAAATGGTTCAAAAAAGCTATTCAATATAATAATTATAAAAAAAAATATACTTATTGTTATTGTACAAAAAGTTCTCATTTTGCCTTTATTTTAGAAGAAGCATTAAAAAATAATGTAAGTATTGAAACTTCTTATGCATATGATATAGACATAGTAAAAAATCTATATAAAAAAGGAAAAACAAAAAAAAATATTGAAGTTATTTGTAATGGATTTAAAACTAAAAATTATATAGAAAATATATCTGAATTAATTAATAATGGATTTTATAATACCATTCCTATATTAGATAATGTTGACGAATTAGAACAACTAAATTTAGTTATAAACTATCCATTTAAATTAGGAATACGAATAGCTTCTGAAGAAGAGCCAAAATTTGAATTTTATACATCTCGTTTAGGAATAGGATATAAAGATATTATTGTTTTTTATTTAAATAAAATCAAAAATAATCCAAAAGTAGAATTAAAAATGTTACATTTTTTTATTAATACTGGGATAAAAGATACAGCTTATTATTGGAATGAACTATTTAAATGTTTACAAATATATGCTCAATTAAAAAAAATTTCTCCAGAATTAGATATTCTTAATATCGGTGGTGGATTTCCAATTAAAACGTCTATGTCTTTTAAATATAATTATGAATATATGACTAACGAAATTGTATATCAAATTCATAAATTTTGTAAAGAAGAAAATATTGAAGAGCCCAATATATACACAGAATTTGGTACTTATACTGTAGGCGAAAGTGGTGGTATAATATATCAAATACTTGATCAAAAAAAACAAAATGATAGAGAAAAATGGAATATAATTGATAGTTCATTTATGACAACATTACCAGATACTTGGGCAATTAGTCAAAGATTTATTATGATGGCTATTAATAGATGGAATGATTCTTACGAGAGAGTATTTTTAGGTGGATTAACATGTGACAGTGAAGATTATTATAATTCTGAACAACATATCAACGCTATATATCTTCCATGTTTTAGAACCACAACCCCACTGTATATTGGTTTTTTTAATACGGGTGCATATCAAGATACTATTAGTGGATATGGAGGCGTTCACCATTGTTTAATTCCACAACCTATACATATACTGATTAATTATGATGAACAACAGAGATTTGTATATAAACTTTTTAGACGTTCACAAGAAGCTAATGAAATATTAAAAATATTAGGATATTAAATTGATTTTTCTATAATATAATGAATCCAAAAACTTTTGCAGGAATTCCACAACAATATGCTAGACTTGAAACATCTAAAATTGTTATCATTCCAATACATTATGATGATACAGTAACATGGCAAAAAGGTGCACAATATGGACCAAATGCTTTTATAAACGCATCTCAATATTTAGAATTATATGATATAGAAACTAATTCTGAAGTGTATAAAAGAGGAATTTTTTTAGCTCCTTCTATAAAAAAATTTAATAATTCACCTAATAAAATTATATATAATATTACAAAAAAATATTTATTAAAAAAAAAATTTGTTACTCTCATAGGTGGAGAACATTCTATATCCATTGGAAGTATTCGAGCTTTTGGAGAATTATTTGAAAATTTAAGCATTCTTCATATGGATGCTCATGCTGATTTACGTCCTATTTATAATAATAATCCTTATAATCATGCTTGTTCTATGTATGAGGCTTCAAAAAAATACACATTAGTACAAATAGGAATTCGTAGTATGGATATAGAAGAAACACAATATGTTCAAAAAGGAAATATATTTTATACTCATGAAATTTATAATAATAATAAATGGATGGAGCTAGCTATTAACAAATTGTCAAATAATATATTTATTAGTATAGATATAGATGTTTTTGATCCTGGTATTGCACCATCCACTGGTACACCTGAACCAGGTGGTATGTCATGGTATAATACATTATTTTTTTTAAAACAAGTTTTTACAAAAAAACAAGTTGTGGGATTTGATATTGTAGAATTATCACCAAATAAAAATGAATGTTCTACAGATTTTTTAGTTGCAAAACTTTTTTACAAATTGTTATCCTATAAATTTGAATTTAATATATGATGACTAATACTAATAAAAATCAAATTATATCTATAGATGGATATTCGTCTTCTGGAAAAAGTTTATTAGCCAAACAATTATCTAATAAATTAAAATATTATTATATAAATACGGGTGCTATGTATAGATGTATTACTTTATTAGCTATTAGACAAAAAATGTTTAACAGTGATTTATGGAATGTAACTAATTTTATTCCTTATTTAAATAATATACATTTTACATTTAAATGGAATAAACAAATGAATAAAATAGAAACTTTTTTAAATAATGAAAATGTTCAAGATCAGATCACATCTATACAAGTAACAGAAAAGGTTAGTGTACTAGCTAGTATTCCTGAAATACGTAAAAAACTGAATATTATACAAAAAAAATTAATATATATATATAATAAAAAAGGATTAGTAATAGAAGGAAGAGATATAGGAACAACAATATGCCCACAAGCTAAAATAAAAATATTTATGAAAGGCTCTACTGAGATTCGTTCTTTCCGAAGATATAAAGAATTAAAAAAAGAAGGACAAATAATATCTTATGACAAAGTAAAACATAATATTTTATATAGAGATAATTTGGATCTTTATAGAAAATATTCTCCTTTGCAAAAACCTACCAAAAATTGTATTGAAATAGATAATACTTATCTAAGTATAGATAAACAATTTCATATTATACTTAAATTAATTAATAAACAATTATATAAATGAAATTATTAAATGGAAAAATAGCAATAGTGACAGGTGGTTCTGGTGATATTGGGTCTTCTATTGTCAAAACATTTGTACAACATGGAGCATTCGTAATTTTTACTTTTTTATCTTCTAAACAAAAAGCTGATAAATTATCTTTTGAATTAAAATTAAAAAATTTTGTTGAATCGTATCACATAGATTTAAAAAATATAGATGCAACTAAATTATTGATAGAAAAAACTATAGAAAAATATAGACGTTTAGATATATTAGTAAATAATGCAGGAATTATAAAAGATAATTTTTTATTAAGAATGTCGGAACATAATTGGGATAAAGTAATAAAAACTAATATTTATTCTATGTTTAATTTAACTAAATATGCGATTATTCCTATGATAAAGCAAAGAAAAGGAAATATTATTAATATGAGTTCTGTTATTGGATGTACTGGAAATTCAGGGCAATCTAATTATTCTACTTCTAAAGCTGGAATTATTGGATTCACTAAATCGATTGCTAAAGAACTTGGATCCAAAAATATTCGTTGCAATGCTATAGCTCCTGGATATATATATACTAAAATGAATGAGCATCTTCCTAATACAATAAAAACAAATTTTATAAATCATATTCCATTAAACAGAGCTGGAACTCCTCAAGATATAGCTAATTCAAGTTTATTTCTTGCTTCTGAATTATCAGATTATATTACTGGATCTGTATTACATGTCAATGGAGGATTATTTTAGTTATTTTACACACATACATGATTTACTCAAACAAAAAAATTGTTCAGAGTTTAGGAATTATCCTAATTTCAAAATCAATTTTTCATATTGTAATATCACCAGGCTCCAGAAATGCTCCAATTATTATTCATTTTACAATGAATCCTAATTTTAAAACTTATAGTATTGTAGATGAACGTTCTGCAGGATATTTTGCGCTTGGTATGGCACAACAAATTAATAATCCAGTATTACTAAATTGTACTTCTGGTACATCAGTTATTAATTATTATCCTGCACTTACTGAAGCTTTTTATCAACACATTCCACTTATTTTTCTAACTGCAGATAGACCTCAAGAAACATCTTATTTATTAGAAGGACAATCTATTCATCAAGAAAATATTTTTCAAAATCATGTAGTTTATTCTGTACAATTAACTGAAGAAGAATCTAAGAAAGGATTATGGTATAATGAAAAATTAATTAATGAGGCTATTAATGAATGTATTAAAAAAAATAGACCTGTCCATATTAATATTCCTTTTACAGATCCCCTTTATGATACAGTAAATAATATACAAGTAAAACCTAAAATTATCAAGGAAATTCCAGTAGAAAATACAATAGTCAATTATTCATATCAAAAAGAAAAAAAAATATGGATACAATCTAAAAAAAAAATAATTTTTATCGGATTACATCCACCAAATAAAAATATAAAAAAAATCATAAAACTACTAAAAAAAGATTCTTCTATTGTTATATTTTCTGAAACTTCTTCTCAATTATACGAGAATTTCTTTTTTTCAATAGATCAATTATTTTTTAAGATGACATTAACAGAATGGTTAAGTTTAAA containing:
- the fabG gene encoding 3-oxoacyl-ACP reductase FabG, which encodes MKLLNGKIAIVTGGSGDIGSSIVKTFVQHGAFVIFTFLSSKQKADKLSFELKLKNFVESYHIDLKNIDATKLLIEKTIEKYRRLDILVNNAGIIKDNFLLRMSEHNWDKVIKTNIYSMFNLTKYAIIPMIKQRKGNIINMSSVIGCTGNSGQSNYSTSKAGIIGFTKSIAKELGSKNIRCNAIAPGYIYTKMNEHLPNTIKTNFINHIPLNRAGTPQDIANSSLFLASELSDYITGSVLHVNGGLF
- the prfB gene encoding peptide chain release factor 2; protein product: MIIQDEISSISQKINKLEQLLDIKNIKKSLEHDQDKMLTPNFWKDKIKYKKFVKNFQTLKIKIKDFTQLKNAMEELECMYYIYKEEHIDTNIKVQLNKTKKLVDDIEIKTLFKKEDTYNAILQISSGAGGTESCDWTAMLMRMYILWGEHNQFIVNKIHHTPGDIIGTKTVTLEINGIYAFGYLKGENGVHRLIRISPFNNNSKRHTTFSSVFVYPFIEKKIDININVSDIHWDTFRSRGSGGQNVNKVETGVRLKHVPTGIIIENTESRSQIQNRQTALQILKSRLFEIEIKKNLDKKNKIESKKKKIEWGSQIRNYIMHPYQLVKDLRTGYETHKVQSVMNGEINTFLKKFLIQNNKNIF
- the speB gene encoding agmatinase, producing the protein MNPKTFAGIPQQYARLETSKIVIIPIHYDDTVTWQKGAQYGPNAFINASQYLELYDIETNSEVYKRGIFLAPSIKKFNNSPNKIIYNITKKYLLKKKFVTLIGGEHSISIGSIRAFGELFENLSILHMDAHADLRPIYNNNPYNHACSMYEASKKYTLVQIGIRSMDIEETQYVQKGNIFYTHEIYNNNKWMELAINKLSNNIFISIDIDVFDPGIAPSTGTPEPGGMSWYNTLFFLKQVFTKKQVVGFDIVELSPNKNECSTDFLVAKLFYKLLSYKFEFNI
- the cmk gene encoding (d)CMP kinase, encoding MMTNTNKNQIISIDGYSSSGKSLLAKQLSNKLKYYYINTGAMYRCITLLAIRQKMFNSDLWNVTNFIPYLNNIHFTFKWNKQMNKIETFLNNENVQDQITSIQVTEKVSVLASIPEIRKKLNIIQKKLIYIYNKKGLVIEGRDIGTTICPQAKIKIFMKGSTEIRSFRRYKELKKEGQIISYDKVKHNILYRDNLDLYRKYSPLQKPTKNCIEIDNTYLSIDKQFHIILKLINKQLYK
- a CDS encoding type III PLP-dependent enzyme domain-containing protein gives rise to the protein MKIRYIDFIDQTFNFPSEEFSIKNNFLEFHGIPLINLINKYGTPLKFTFLPKISKNIQQAKKWFKKAIQYNNYKKKYTYCYCTKSSHFAFILEEALKNNVSIETSYAYDIDIVKNLYKKGKTKKNIEVICNGFKTKNYIENISELINNGFYNTIPILDNVDELEQLNLVINYPFKLGIRIASEEEPKFEFYTSRLGIGYKDIIVFYLNKIKNNPKVELKMLHFFINTGIKDTAYYWNELFKCLQIYAQLKKISPELDILNIGGGFPIKTSMSFKYNYEYMTNEIVYQIHKFCKEENIEEPNIYTEFGTYTVGESGGIIYQILDQKKQNDREKWNIIDSSFMTTLPDTWAISQRFIMMAINRWNDSYERVFLGGLTCDSEDYYNSEQHINAIYLPCFRTTTPLYIGFFNTGAYQDTISGYGGVHHCLIPQPIHILINYDEQQRFVYKLFRRSQEANEILKILGY